CCAGCGCGGCCGCGGCCACGCCATCGAGCCGGCCCTCGGCGGCCTCCGCCTCGAGGGCGGCGCCGTCGGCCCCGAGGATCTGGCCGAGCTCCTCGGCGTTGGGCTTCAGGAAGTCCGGAGCGGCGCTGTCCAGCGCGGAGGCCAGCGCCGCGAGCGGGGCGTCCGAGGTGTCCACGCCCACCCGTGCGCCGCGGGCTCGCAGCGCCGTCACCAGGCGCACGTACTCGTCGGCCGGTAGGCCGGGGGCGAGGGATCCCGAGAGCATGACACTGTCACCGGGGGAGGTGCTCTCCAGGAGGAGGCGCTCGAGCCCGTCGACCTCCGGTGCGGAGAGCTCCGCGCCGGGCTCGTTGAGCTTCGTCGTCTGCCCCGGGGAGGAGAGGACCGTGAGGTTCGTGCGCACGCGCCCCGCGACGGGGCTCGCACGATGCGGGAGCCCCTCGACCTCGAGCAGGCCGAGCAGCGGATCGGTCGGCGCGGCCGGGAGCACGGCGAGGACAGGAAGCCCTGCACGGTGCACGCCGAGAGCGACGTTGATGCCCTTGCCTCCCGGCTGGGTGCGGTCCGCGCCGATGCGATGGACCCCGCCGGGGACGAGCGGCCCGGGCAGCTCGACCGTGCGGTCCAGCGACGGGTTCGCGGTGAAGGTGAGGATCATGCCGTCAGCACCTCGATCCCGGCCTCCTCGAGCTCGGCGACGAGCTCGGCCGGCAGGCCGTCGTCGCTGACCAGGGTGTCGATCTCCTGGGTGGTCGCGAAGGTGACCAGGTGGCGGGTGTCTGCCTTGGACGAGTCCGCGAGCATCACACGCCGCGCGGCGCTGCGGACCATCGCGGACTTCACCGCAGCCTCGTCCGGGTCAGGGGTGGTGAAGCCCTCGCCGTCCAGCCCGTTGCAGCCGAGCACGACGAGCTCGGGGTGCAGGACTCGGATCGCCTCGACCGTCGCGGCGCTGACCGCGGCCTGAGTCGTGGGGCGCACTCGCCCGGGCAGGACGTGCACCTCGAGATCGGTGTGGATGAGCGCACCCTGCGCGATCGCCGGGGCGTGGGTGATGACGGGGCCGCGCCGTCCGCTGAGGTGAGGGATGAGCTCTCCGACGGTGCTGCCGGCGTCGAGCATCACCGCGGCCCGGGGGTCCGACGGCAGCAGCCGCGCGGCCGCGCGGGCGATGCGGCGCTTGGCCTCGACATTGGTGACGAGGCGCGAGTCGAGGTCGGGCTCGACGTCCGTGGTGCTCCGAGGGACGGCCCCGCCATGGACCCGCACCAGATGGCCGTCGGCAGCGAGCTGGTCGAGGTCTCGGCGCACCGTTTCGGTGGTGACCGCGAAGACGGCGGCGAGATCGGTGACGGTCACACGGCCGCGCTGCTCGAGCAGCTCGAGGATGCGACGTTGGCGTTCACGGGCGTACATGAGGCACCTGCTTCGTCGGAGGGCGACGGTGCGGGGCACCGCCAGTGGGAGCAGACTACTCCCGGAACCCGCAGAAAACAACACATGCGCAAGTTGTAAGTATGTTGGGTTTCATTCGTGAGTGCGGGGATGTCGAGTCTCCGCGAGTGATCGGCCTGATTGTCGGATTGACGGGACGTCGGTGTGGATCCCACTAGAGTGAGCGGGTCGCCCACACCCAGGAGGATCGATGACCCCGCCGGATCCGGAGACGCCCATCGACCAGACCAGCCAGGACCGGACCAACCAGGACAGGAACAGTCAGGCCGCCGACGACTACGCGGCCGAGCGGAGGGTCCGCTACTTCACCCGCCGACGTCAGGCGAAGCGCTCCCTCGACGAGGTGAACTACCCCCATTCGCTCCATCCGGCGCTCGTGCCCGGCGTCTCGGTCGAGGACCAGAAGGTGCGCTACGGCATCGACGTCCCGATCGTCGTGGTCGTGGGCGTGCTGATCGTCGCCTTCGTGATCTGGGGCGTGATCGCCCCGCAGCAGGTGCTAGACGTCTCCGGCGCCGCGCTGTACCGGGTGATGGCGAACCTGGGCTGGTTGTTCAACGTCCTCGCCATCGGGATGGTGATCGTGCTGCTGGTGATCGCCCTGTCCCGCTACGGGAGGATCCCGCTGGGGCTGGACGGTGAGAAGCCCGAGTACAGCACCGCCTCCTGGGCCGCGATGCTCTTCGCCGCCGGCATCGGCATCGGCATCATCTTCTTCGGCCCCTACGAACCGCTGACCTACTACCTCGACCCCCGCCCCGGCGCCCCCTACGACGCCGGCAGCATGAACGCGATGAAGGGCGCGATCGCGCAGTCCGCCCTCCACTGGGGCGTGAACGCCTGGGCGATCTACGCGATCGTGGGCCTCTCCGTCGCCTACATCTCCTACCGGCGCGGCAAGGTGCCGCTGATGAGCTCTATCGTCTCGGGCCTGTGGGGCGGGGACTCGACCTCGGTGCCCAGCCGCATCATCGATGCCCTCGCGATCATCGCGACGCTCTTCGGCACCGCCGCCTCCCTCGGCATCGGCGCGCTCCAGATCGCCCGCGGTGTCGAGATCGTCGGCGGCCTCGGGCCGACGGGGAACACCGTCGCGATGCTCATCATCATGGTGCTGACGATCGGCACGATCGCCTCGGCGGTCTCCGGCGTTGCCAAGGGCATCCGCCGGCTGTCCAACATCAACATGGTGCTCTCGGTGGGCCTGGCGATCTTCTTCTTCGTCGTCGGCCCCACCGTGTTCCTGGTCAACATCATCCCCGGCGCGATCACCGAGTACTTCGGCACCATGCCGGACATGCTCGCGGCCAACATGTCCGAGGGCGAGGACATGCAGGCCTTCCTCTCCGCCTGGACCACCTTCTACTGGGCGTGGTGGGTGAGCTGGGCGCCCTTCGTAGGGGTGTTCGTCGCGAAGATCTCCCGCGGCCGCACCATCCGCCAGTTCGTGCTCGGCGTGCTGCTGATCCCCTCCTCGATCATCGTGCTCGCCTTCGCGATCCTCGGCGGGACCGCCATCTGGCTGCAGCGCCGGGCGAGCGTCCTGGACGAGAACGGCAACACCGTCGGCATCGCTGATCCCGACGCGGCCATCGCCCCCGACGGGACGGTCGACTCCCTGCCGCTGCCGGCGGAGATCTTCTACACCGTGGTGGACCAGCTGCCGGGCGGCGGGATCGTCTCCGCGCTCGTGATCGTTGTGCTCGCGATCTTCTTCATCACCACCGCCGACTCCGCCTCTCTCGTGAACTCGCAGATGTCCCAGCGCGGCAACCCTGAGCCGAACCGTCTCGTCACCGCCTTCTGGGTGCTGTGCATGTCCGGGATCGCGGTCGTGATCCTGCTGTTCGGTGGGGAGAACGCGCTGAGCGGACTGCAGAACCTGGTGGTGATCACGGCCCTGCCCTTCGCGGTGATCCTCGTGCTCATGGCCGTGGCGCTGTGGAAGGAGCTGCGCAATGACCCGATGGCCATCCGCGACCGCTACCAGGAGGCCGCGGTCGAGCACGCGGTGAAGCAGGGCGTGGCCGAGTACGGGGACCACTTCGCCCTCGCCATCGAGCCCACCGCCCCGGGCAGCGAGTACGCCGCCGGCGGAGAGTTCGACTCCACCGCCCCCGAGGTCACCGAGTGGTACGCGCGCACCGACGAGGACGGCAACCCGGTCGACTACGACTACGTACGGGGCGTCTACCTCGACGCTGACGGGAACCCGCTGCCGGAGGCCGACGGGGCCGGGCGGGCTGAGTGATCGGCCACCTGGGCCCTGTGGAGGGGACGTGCCCGGCGCGGGGCGCATACCATCGGAGCACTCCGCGCCGAGCACCCCCGGCCGAACCACCCACCGCCCGCGCCCCGCGCCGACCCCATGCGCCGATCACCCAGGAGCAGTGAACGATGACCCAGGCCTACCATGCCGATTCCTCCGACCTCGTCGAGAAGGAGGTGCTGACCTGGGAGCTGTTCGGCACCGCCTCCCGTGAGCTGGCCCAGGTCATCGCCGACTCGGACTTCGACCCCGAGATCATCATCGCCGTCGCCCGCGGCGGCCTGCTGCCCGCCGGCGCGCTGTCCTACGCGCTCGGCGTGAAGCTCTCCGACGCGATCAACGTCGAGTTCTACACCGACGTCCACGAGACCCTGCCGGACCCGGTGCTGCTCGCCCCGATGCTCGACACCGAGTCGATCAAGGGCAAGCGCCTGCTGGTCGTCGACGACGTGGCCGACTCCGGCCGCACCCTCGCCCTCGTGCTCGAGCTGCTGCGCGAGCAGGGCGCCGACGCCCGCAGCGCCGTCATCTACGGCAAGTCCCGCTCCGTCGTCGACCCCGACTTCGTGTGGCGCCGCACCGACGAGTGGATCGTCTTCCCGTGGTCCGCCGAGCCGCCCGTGGAGCGCTCGACCGGAGCCTGAGCGCTCGGCCGGCGCCTGAGCCGCCCGCGCGAGAGCGCATCGGACGCGAGAACGGCGGCCACCCGAGGATCCCTCCTCGTGGTGGCCGCCGTTCTCGTCGTCGGGCGCCGGGTGACCGAGCACCCGGTTAACCGGGAGTCGGGGCGGTCAGTGCCCGCCCGCGCGGCCCCCGTCGGCCGATCCCGCGGCGGCGCCGCCGTCGGCCGGAGTCGCGCCCGAGGTCGCGGGCCCGTCGGCCGCAGCCCCGTCGGCCGCATGAGCCTCGGCCGCATCCCTCTCGCCCGCGTGGCCCTCGTCCTCGCCGTGATGCCCGAAGGGCAGGAAGTGCACGATCACCGCGACGATGGCGC
This genomic interval from Brachybacterium aquaticum contains the following:
- a CDS encoding phosphoribosyltransferase; this translates as MTQAYHADSSDLVEKEVLTWELFGTASRELAQVIADSDFDPEIIIAVARGGLLPAGALSYALGVKLSDAINVEFYTDVHETLPDPVLLAPMLDTESIKGKRLLVVDDVADSGRTLALVLELLREQGADARSAVIYGKSRSVVDPDFVWRRTDEWIVFPWSAEPPVERSTGA
- a CDS encoding 1-phosphofructokinase family hexose kinase; translated protein: MILTFTANPSLDRTVELPGPLVPGGVHRIGADRTQPGGKGINVALGVHRAGLPVLAVLPAAPTDPLLGLLEVEGLPHRASPVAGRVRTNLTVLSSPGQTTKLNEPGAELSAPEVDGLERLLLESTSPGDSVMLSGSLAPGLPADEYVRLVTALRARGARVGVDTSDAPLAALASALDSAAPDFLKPNAEELGQILGADGAALEAEAAEGRLDGVAAAALDLHRRGVGAVLVTLGGAGGLLATEGAAWYSPSAPVPVVSTVGAGDSATAGYLIARALEEEPPLRLARSLAYGTAAVALPGTTIPRPDQVRIDATRVVRL
- a CDS encoding DeoR/GlpR family DNA-binding transcription regulator, producing MYARERQRRILELLEQRGRVTVTDLAAVFAVTTETVRRDLDQLAADGHLVRVHGGAVPRSTTDVEPDLDSRLVTNVEAKRRIARAAARLLPSDPRAAVMLDAGSTVGELIPHLSGRRGPVITHAPAIAQGALIHTDLEVHVLPGRVRPTTQAAVSAATVEAIRVLHPELVVLGCNGLDGEGFTTPDPDEAAVKSAMVRSAARRVMLADSSKADTRHLVTFATTQEIDTLVSDDGLPAELVAELEEAGIEVLTA
- a CDS encoding BCCT family transporter, yielding MTPPDPETPIDQTSQDRTNQDRNSQAADDYAAERRVRYFTRRRQAKRSLDEVNYPHSLHPALVPGVSVEDQKVRYGIDVPIVVVVGVLIVAFVIWGVIAPQQVLDVSGAALYRVMANLGWLFNVLAIGMVIVLLVIALSRYGRIPLGLDGEKPEYSTASWAAMLFAAGIGIGIIFFGPYEPLTYYLDPRPGAPYDAGSMNAMKGAIAQSALHWGVNAWAIYAIVGLSVAYISYRRGKVPLMSSIVSGLWGGDSTSVPSRIIDALAIIATLFGTAASLGIGALQIARGVEIVGGLGPTGNTVAMLIIMVLTIGTIASAVSGVAKGIRRLSNINMVLSVGLAIFFFVVGPTVFLVNIIPGAITEYFGTMPDMLAANMSEGEDMQAFLSAWTTFYWAWWVSWAPFVGVFVAKISRGRTIRQFVLGVLLIPSSIIVLAFAILGGTAIWLQRRASVLDENGNTVGIADPDAAIAPDGTVDSLPLPAEIFYTVVDQLPGGGIVSALVIVVLAIFFITTADSASLVNSQMSQRGNPEPNRLVTAFWVLCMSGIAVVILLFGGENALSGLQNLVVITALPFAVILVLMAVALWKELRNDPMAIRDRYQEAAVEHAVKQGVAEYGDHFALAIEPTAPGSEYAAGGEFDSTAPEVTEWYARTDEDGNPVDYDYVRGVYLDADGNPLPEADGAGRAE